A window of Raineyella sp. W15-4 contains these coding sequences:
- a CDS encoding IclR family transcriptional regulator — protein MTATPLDDTPLDTRLDRAHPGQEPGGLASVSKALMLLESLTAAGDPAGVSALARRTGMPKSTAFRLLAYLEESGFVERSGKAYQLGRRLFELGNRVDLCRPDGLRDIALPHLTDLHTRTGMVVHLGVLDGHDVVYLDKVHGLRTAAVSTTIGGRVPAACTALGKAILAFSDPVTVREVVENGLAPRTRFSVRQPGLMVQQLAETRRTALAHDREESQLGISCVASPVLVDGRAVAAVSACAPTAPVNAEAHALLVRRTAAEVSRRLHDAGASAA, from the coding sequence ATGACGGCCACCCCACTCGACGACACTCCCCTCGACACCCGGCTCGACCGCGCCCACCCCGGCCAGGAGCCGGGCGGCCTCGCCTCGGTGAGCAAGGCCCTGATGCTGCTGGAGTCACTCACCGCGGCCGGGGATCCCGCCGGGGTGAGTGCGCTGGCCCGGCGGACCGGGATGCCGAAGTCCACCGCGTTCCGCCTGTTGGCCTACCTGGAGGAGAGCGGCTTCGTCGAGCGGTCCGGGAAGGCCTACCAACTGGGGCGGCGGCTCTTCGAGCTCGGGAACCGGGTCGACCTCTGCCGTCCCGACGGCCTGCGGGACATCGCCCTGCCGCATCTGACCGATCTGCACACCCGGACCGGGATGGTGGTCCACCTGGGTGTCCTCGACGGTCATGACGTGGTGTACCTGGACAAGGTGCACGGCCTGCGAACGGCAGCGGTCTCCACCACCATCGGCGGTCGTGTGCCGGCCGCCTGTACGGCACTGGGCAAGGCCATCCTGGCGTTCTCCGATCCGGTGACGGTGCGGGAGGTCGTCGAGAACGGGTTGGCGCCGCGGACCCGTTTTTCGGTGCGCCAGCCGGGGCTGATGGTCCAGCAGCTGGCCGAGACCCGGCGGACGGCGCTCGCCCACGACCGGGAGGAGTCGCAGCTCGGGATCAGCTGTGTCGCCTCCCCGGTCCTGGTGGACGGACGGGCGGTCGCCGCGGTGTCGGCATGCGCCCCGACCGCCCCGGTGAACGCCGAGGCGCACGCCCTGCTGGTCCGGCGGACCGCGGCCGAGGTGTCCCGCCGGCTCCACGACGCCGGGGCGTCCGCGGCCTGA
- a CDS encoding hydroxylase: MSELLERSENVTGAEVLDRIDALRESLTGAAAEADQLGRLPDRTVADLHRIGVIKMLQSKQYGGYESHPAEFSAAVMKIAGLNSGAGWVAGVVGVHPWEASGFTRQLQEEIWGLDPDTWISSPYAPLGVLEPADGGYRIKGRIPFSSGGEACEWAITGALLRTADGATELRHIVLPRDDYWFDQESWNVIGLRGTGSKDLVVDDAFVPFHRVYDPLDFDHGQNFATVGNDAPLYRIPFPTIFSYAINSASQGIAEGAVAAVMTNALQRIDARGTRTLEDPYQMAVIAECAAEVRAGRAVLLADGHRMYDEVVRDGRLSLASRAEIRANGVRAIRRSADAVEKAFNYAGARSLQLASPVSRGLRDAKATLAHICNTQHPIYQIWARVNLGLEHDLGMAFW; encoded by the coding sequence ATGAGCGAACTACTCGAGCGAAGCGAGAACGTCACCGGTGCCGAGGTGCTGGACCGGATCGACGCACTGCGGGAGAGCCTGACCGGCGCCGCGGCCGAGGCCGACCAGCTGGGACGGCTGCCCGACCGTACGGTCGCCGACCTGCACCGGATCGGCGTGATCAAGATGCTGCAGTCGAAGCAGTACGGCGGCTACGAGTCGCATCCGGCGGAATTCAGCGCGGCGGTGATGAAGATCGCCGGCCTTAACTCCGGCGCCGGCTGGGTCGCCGGGGTCGTCGGCGTACACCCCTGGGAGGCCTCGGGCTTCACCCGGCAGCTGCAGGAGGAGATCTGGGGGCTGGACCCGGACACCTGGATCTCCTCCCCGTACGCCCCGCTGGGGGTGCTCGAGCCGGCCGACGGCGGCTACCGGATCAAGGGACGGATCCCGTTCTCCTCCGGGGGCGAGGCCTGCGAGTGGGCGATCACCGGTGCCCTGCTGCGGACCGCGGACGGCGCGACCGAGCTGCGCCACATCGTGCTGCCGCGCGACGACTACTGGTTCGACCAGGAGTCCTGGAACGTGATCGGCCTGCGCGGCACCGGCTCGAAGGACCTCGTGGTCGACGACGCCTTCGTCCCGTTCCACCGGGTCTACGACCCGCTGGACTTCGACCACGGACAGAACTTCGCCACGGTCGGCAACGACGCACCGCTCTACCGGATCCCGTTCCCGACGATCTTCTCCTACGCGATCAACAGTGCCAGCCAGGGCATCGCCGAGGGGGCCGTCGCGGCGGTGATGACCAACGCCCTGCAGCGGATCGACGCCCGCGGCACCAGGACCCTCGAGGACCCCTACCAGATGGCGGTGATCGCCGAGTGCGCCGCCGAGGTGCGTGCCGGGCGGGCCGTCCTGCTCGCCGACGGTCACCGGATGTACGACGAGGTGGTCCGGGACGGCCGCCTGAGCCTCGCCTCCCGGGCCGAGATCAGGGCCAACGGGGTCCGGGCCATCCGCCGCTCTGCCGACGCCGTGGAGAAGGCGTTCAATTACGCCGGTGCCCGGTCGTTGCAGCTCGCCAGCCCGGTCAGCCGTGGGCTGCGGGACGCCAAGGCGACGCTGGCCCACATCTGCAACACCCAGCACCCGATCTACCAGATCTGGGCCCGGGTCAACCTCGGCCTGGAGCACGACCTGGGGATGGCGTTCTGGTGA
- a CDS encoding alpha/beta hydrolase, protein MDVSYEETFRSVTLPDGTTVAYNEAGAGDRAVILVHGSGPGATGWSNFNPNIGALADDFHVYALDMPGWGESSSRPAADYRHPEVVVQFMAAVGIDRAALVGNSMGGMIAIAVAARHPERVSHLITMGPGSGGVTIFDAGGGLTEGLKILYKGYADPSPENFLATVDIMTYDTPQEVAAPLAEQRSANARRHQEHLDNWLEGSVDGPPLRYGASEREIASITAPALLIHGRDDRVVPFEHTLRLVRLISDSRAYLINRCGHWAQLEHAEEFNRLVRDFVLNTSGTGEKPALVALGG, encoded by the coding sequence ATGGACGTCAGCTACGAAGAGACCTTCCGCTCGGTCACCCTGCCCGACGGGACCACCGTCGCCTACAACGAGGCCGGCGCCGGTGACCGGGCCGTCATCCTGGTCCACGGCAGTGGCCCCGGGGCCACCGGCTGGAGCAACTTCAACCCGAACATCGGTGCCCTCGCCGACGACTTCCACGTCTATGCCCTGGACATGCCCGGCTGGGGGGAGTCCAGTTCCCGGCCGGCCGCGGACTACCGCCACCCCGAGGTGGTGGTGCAGTTCATGGCTGCCGTCGGGATCGACCGGGCCGCCCTGGTCGGCAACTCGATGGGCGGGATGATCGCCATCGCGGTGGCCGCCCGCCACCCGGAGCGGGTCTCGCACCTGATCACGATGGGGCCGGGATCAGGTGGGGTGACCATCTTCGACGCCGGCGGCGGCCTCACCGAGGGCCTGAAGATCCTCTACAAAGGCTATGCCGATCCGTCGCCGGAGAACTTCCTGGCCACCGTCGACATCATGACCTACGACACTCCGCAGGAGGTCGCTGCCCCGCTCGCCGAGCAGCGCTCGGCGAACGCCCGCCGGCACCAGGAGCACCTGGACAACTGGCTGGAGGGGTCCGTCGATGGCCCGCCGCTGCGCTACGGCGCCTCGGAGCGGGAGATCGCGTCGATCACCGCTCCGGCGCTGCTGATCCACGGCCGGGACGACCGGGTGGTGCCGTTCGAGCACACCCTGCGGCTGGTCCGGCTGATCAGCGACTCACGGGCCTACCTGATCAACCGGTGCGGGCACTGGGCCCAGCTGGAGCACGCCGAGGAGTTCAACCGGCTGGTCCGGGACTTCGTCCTGAACACCTCCGGGACCGGAGAGAAGCCGGCCCTGGTCGCCCTCGGCGGCTGA
- a CDS encoding flavin reductase, whose translation MSTSTPTLDPAVFREVLGHYPTGVTVVTGTHPDGEHLALVVGTFTSVSLDPPLVAFLPMTGSRTFARLRECPALCINVLSGDQEELGRAIAKRREDKLSGIDWCPSPAGAPVLAGSVARLDVRLTELVEAGDHYIALCAVDDLAVLRPSSPLLFFQGGYGRFAVPSLIARMDTDLSAAIQQAAVARPELERLAARFSCEAAVLAEANEGELAVVASATGPGVDITEALGERIPLIPPLGDQFVAALGPEAEERWLRRAVGADEAALEGFRARLRFVRRNGYSLSFLPEEDSNPYTDLVEAIRMYSAGHLTPAGEREVRARIARAAVCYRVRTIEADRRYDVGSVLVPVRDLQGNLCHVLRLAQLPRDASGQLVRLWIEALQAAARRLSARLPYCGTPAA comes from the coding sequence ATGAGCACGTCCACCCCGACCCTCGACCCGGCCGTCTTCCGCGAGGTCCTCGGCCATTACCCGACCGGCGTCACCGTGGTGACCGGCACCCACCCCGACGGCGAACACCTCGCTCTGGTGGTGGGGACCTTCACCTCGGTCTCGCTGGACCCGCCACTGGTGGCCTTCCTGCCGATGACCGGCTCGCGGACCTTCGCCCGGCTGCGCGAGTGCCCGGCGCTGTGCATCAACGTCCTCTCCGGCGACCAGGAGGAACTGGGCCGGGCGATCGCCAAGCGACGGGAGGACAAGCTGTCGGGGATCGACTGGTGTCCCTCGCCCGCGGGTGCCCCGGTGTTGGCCGGGTCAGTGGCCCGGCTGGACGTCCGGCTGACCGAGCTGGTCGAGGCCGGCGACCACTACATCGCCCTGTGCGCGGTCGACGACCTCGCCGTGCTCCGGCCCAGCAGCCCACTGCTTTTCTTCCAGGGCGGCTACGGCCGGTTCGCCGTCCCCTCGCTGATCGCCCGGATGGACACCGACCTGTCGGCGGCGATCCAGCAGGCCGCGGTGGCCCGCCCCGAGCTGGAACGGCTGGCCGCCCGGTTTTCCTGCGAGGCCGCGGTGCTCGCCGAGGCGAACGAGGGAGAGTTGGCCGTGGTCGCCTCCGCCACCGGCCCGGGGGTGGACATCACCGAGGCCCTGGGTGAGCGGATCCCGCTGATCCCGCCACTGGGTGACCAGTTCGTCGCCGCCCTCGGCCCGGAGGCCGAGGAACGCTGGCTGCGCCGTGCGGTCGGGGCGGACGAGGCGGCCCTGGAGGGCTTCCGGGCCCGGCTGCGGTTCGTCCGGCGCAACGGCTACTCGCTGTCCTTCCTCCCGGAGGAGGACAGCAATCCGTACACCGACCTGGTGGAGGCGATCCGGATGTACTCGGCCGGCCACCTCACCCCGGCCGGCGAGCGCGAGGTCCGGGCCCGGATCGCCCGGGCCGCGGTCTGCTACCGGGTCCGCACGATCGAGGCCGACCGCCGCTACGACGTCGGGTCGGTGCTGGTCCCGGTGCGGGACCTGCAGGGCAACCTGTGCCACGTGCTGCGGCTGGCCCAGCTGCCCCGGGACGCCAGCGGGCAGCTGGTCCGGCTCTGGATCGAGGCCCTGCAGGCCGCGGCCCGCAGACTGTCGGCCCGGCTCCCGTACTGCGGCACGCCGGCCGCCTGA
- a CDS encoding VOC family protein — MAEVKSLAYAIVDATDLDAWYDYGVNVVGLQVGERTDRRIRFRMDNKLYRLEINRADQDRITHIGWEVKGPAELEQLAEAVRGLGYDVRRPSAEEITDRCVVDLYRFTDPDGTVECELHYALHDSLDRFASPLGHSFVTGDGGAGHVFQLVQDVEAYEKLYFDVLGFRLSDWIEMKGLKLTFTHCNPRHHTFAFGGGVPGLPTAIGHLMVEVEDIDHVGRAHDKVLNGAARMISGLGRHTNDKMISFYMDSPSHFGVEFGTGGLRIDDASWLPTWYTETQYWGHSPYLTLSKDDPKNYG; from the coding sequence ATGGCCGAAGTCAAGAGCCTCGCCTATGCCATCGTGGACGCCACGGATCTCGACGCCTGGTACGACTACGGCGTCAACGTCGTCGGTCTGCAGGTCGGAGAGCGTACGGACCGGCGGATCCGGTTCCGGATGGACAACAAGCTCTACCGTCTCGAGATCAACCGGGCGGACCAGGACCGGATCACCCACATCGGCTGGGAGGTGAAGGGGCCCGCGGAGCTGGAGCAGCTCGCCGAGGCGGTCCGCGGGCTCGGCTACGACGTACGCCGCCCCTCGGCCGAGGAGATCACCGACCGGTGCGTGGTCGACCTGTACCGCTTCACCGACCCGGACGGCACCGTGGAGTGCGAGCTGCACTACGCGCTGCACGACTCGCTGGATCGCTTCGCCTCCCCGCTCGGACACTCCTTCGTCACCGGCGACGGCGGCGCGGGCCACGTCTTCCAGCTGGTCCAGGACGTCGAGGCGTACGAGAAGCTCTACTTCGACGTGCTCGGCTTCCGGCTGAGCGACTGGATCGAGATGAAGGGACTGAAGCTCACCTTCACCCACTGCAACCCCCGCCACCACACCTTCGCCTTCGGCGGTGGGGTGCCCGGGCTGCCGACCGCCATCGGGCACCTGATGGTCGAGGTCGAGGACATCGACCACGTCGGCCGGGCCCACGACAAGGTGCTCAACGGGGCCGCCCGGATGATCAGCGGTCTGGGCCGACACACGAACGACAAGATGATCTCCTTCTACATGGATTCCCCCTCGCACTTCGGCGTCGAGTTCGGCACCGGCGGGCTGCGCATCGACGATGCCAGCTGGCTGCCGACCTGGTACACCGAGACCCAGTACTGGGGCCACAGCCCGTACCTGACCCTTTCCAAGGACGATCCGAAGAACTACGGCTGA
- a CDS encoding TetR/AcrR family transcriptional regulator yields MLTLVDERGFEGATIAELARRTGLPASSVYWHFSSKDEIVAAAIQDSYEQWFGGQPPWPEEPDERPLPEQLEDAMVRLEGDGTHPDYARVGLALSLQRRSSAEAARSAFLDIRKEAKRRLGGWWTIALDRMTATGPVDPRAAEAMARLTLAVLDGRYLTGQDVALVPEKTRLLALLLTGAARYYAAGGPVPQEEVSAGPGDRIWVRTAETGREALVAGAIDVLCDQGPAGTTVALVCERAGLPASSLYWHFDDLGALVAEALDTAFARWSASSDVWPGGPGIDHRTAIAGHLRDGFRTMLEEPAAFRIGYMLLLQQGESEARQRFRRIRRQVTARNVGWFAEWVGSEAPGDDREPLSGSLPELLSWAVMTLVDGLFVVETVSPLWPITDASEVLAAGLAYVMTSYPADHRASPGDPRGRG; encoded by the coding sequence ATGCTGACCCTCGTCGACGAGCGCGGCTTCGAGGGGGCCACCATCGCCGAACTGGCCCGCCGGACCGGCCTGCCGGCCAGTTCGGTGTACTGGCATTTCTCCAGCAAGGACGAGATCGTCGCCGCGGCCATCCAGGACTCGTACGAGCAGTGGTTCGGGGGCCAGCCGCCGTGGCCCGAGGAACCCGACGAACGGCCGCTGCCCGAGCAACTCGAGGACGCCATGGTCCGGCTGGAGGGTGACGGCACCCACCCGGACTACGCCAGGGTCGGGCTGGCGCTGTCACTGCAGCGGCGCTCCTCGGCGGAGGCGGCCCGGTCGGCCTTCCTCGACATCCGGAAGGAGGCCAAGCGGCGCCTGGGAGGCTGGTGGACGATCGCCCTGGACCGGATGACGGCGACCGGCCCGGTCGATCCGCGGGCCGCCGAGGCGATGGCGCGGCTGACCCTCGCAGTGCTGGACGGCCGCTACCTGACCGGTCAGGATGTCGCGCTGGTGCCGGAGAAGACCCGGCTGCTGGCCCTGCTGCTCACCGGCGCGGCGCGCTACTACGCGGCCGGTGGCCCGGTGCCCCAGGAGGAGGTGTCGGCCGGGCCCGGCGACCGGATCTGGGTGCGCACCGCGGAGACCGGCCGGGAGGCGCTGGTCGCGGGGGCGATCGATGTGTTGTGCGACCAGGGCCCGGCCGGCACCACCGTCGCGCTGGTCTGCGAGCGGGCCGGCCTGCCCGCCAGCTCCCTCTACTGGCACTTCGACGACCTCGGGGCGCTGGTCGCCGAGGCGCTCGACACCGCTTTCGCACGCTGGTCGGCGAGTTCCGACGTGTGGCCCGGCGGACCGGGCATCGACCACCGCACGGCGATCGCTGGACATCTGCGGGACGGTTTCCGGACCATGCTGGAGGAGCCGGCCGCCTTCCGGATCGGCTACATGCTGTTGCTCCAGCAGGGTGAATCCGAGGCCCGGCAGCGGTTCCGCCGGATCCGGCGGCAGGTCACCGCTCGCAACGTCGGCTGGTTCGCCGAGTGGGTGGGGAGCGAGGCCCCGGGGGACGACCGGGAGCCGCTCAGCGGCTCCCTGCCCGAGCTGCTCTCCTGGGCGGTGATGACACTGGTGGACGGCCTGTTCGTCGTCGAGACGGTCTCCCCGCTGTGGCCGATCACCGACGCCTCGGAGGTGCTGGCCGCGGGACTGGCGTACGTGATGACGAGCTACCCCGCGGACCACCGGGCCTCACCCGGCGACCCGCGGGGCCGCGGCTGA
- a CDS encoding MFS transporter, with translation MSQLSPTTRGWVVIGASTIALIVSVSALIITPYGVMMDPIATDFGWTRAAVSNGLSIFALTAAIIMPFAGRLLDTFGIRKVGIPSAVLTVLTMLALAWCPPNEALWYGLMAVLGVVSVGQGGLIYLKVAAEWIDRRRGLAVAIVGTGMAIGQALSPAFTQLLMTTFGGWRPVFVGLAILLAVLALPPLLLMIREPDDRERQELGHTATPEAGELPGLELGEAARTRQFWILLLTTLMLGCAVPGVLVHMVPLLSDQGISTTDAVTALSAAGLSAIVGRMIGGFLLDRLHAPLVAAVVFAMPILGFWFLSGHAGVGGIHLVGAVLVGMASGGESDLVGYMTSRYMGMKRFGLIYGIYYALLALGYSLGPFAYAAAYTATGNYDAAFLVFGLGLAVCAVGGLAMGRYRFPAGVAIPVADDPADAAEQIPEAVLVDNPVIGHRHVAGPASDPDPDPDALTKSREG, from the coding sequence ATGTCGCAGCTGAGCCCCACGACACGAGGATGGGTGGTGATCGGCGCCTCGACGATCGCTCTGATCGTCTCTGTCAGCGCACTGATCATCACCCCGTATGGCGTGATGATGGATCCCATCGCAACGGACTTCGGGTGGACCCGGGCGGCGGTGAGTAACGGGCTCAGCATCTTCGCGCTGACGGCCGCGATCATCATGCCGTTCGCCGGGCGACTGCTCGACACGTTCGGCATCCGCAAGGTCGGCATCCCCAGCGCCGTTCTGACCGTGCTGACCATGCTCGCACTGGCCTGGTGCCCGCCCAACGAGGCGCTCTGGTACGGCCTGATGGCCGTGCTCGGCGTCGTGTCGGTCGGGCAGGGCGGGCTGATCTACCTCAAGGTCGCCGCGGAGTGGATCGACCGCAGGCGCGGTCTGGCGGTCGCCATCGTGGGCACCGGGATGGCCATCGGGCAGGCGCTCTCACCGGCCTTCACCCAGCTGCTGATGACCACGTTCGGTGGCTGGCGACCGGTGTTCGTCGGCCTGGCGATCCTGCTCGCGGTGCTCGCCCTGCCCCCGCTGCTCCTGATGATCCGGGAGCCCGATGACCGGGAGCGTCAGGAGCTCGGTCATACGGCCACACCCGAGGCGGGCGAACTGCCCGGACTGGAGCTCGGTGAGGCGGCCCGCACCCGGCAGTTCTGGATCCTGCTGCTGACCACCCTGATGCTCGGCTGCGCGGTCCCGGGCGTCCTGGTGCACATGGTGCCGCTGCTGTCGGACCAGGGCATCTCCACCACCGACGCCGTGACGGCACTGTCCGCCGCCGGGTTGTCAGCGATCGTCGGACGGATGATCGGCGGGTTCCTGCTCGACCGGCTCCACGCTCCGCTGGTGGCCGCCGTGGTGTTCGCGATGCCGATCCTGGGCTTCTGGTTCCTGAGCGGTCATGCGGGCGTCGGCGGTATCCACCTCGTCGGAGCCGTCCTCGTCGGGATGGCCTCCGGCGGCGAGTCCGACCTGGTCGGCTACATGACCTCCCGATACATGGGCATGAAGCGCTTCGGTCTGATCTACGGCATCTACTACGCCCTGCTCGCCCTCGGTTACTCGCTCGGCCCGTTCGCGTACGCCGCTGCCTACACCGCCACCGGCAACTACGACGCGGCGTTCCTGGTCTTCGGCCTCGGCCTGGCGGTCTGTGCCGTCGGCGGCCTGGCGATGGGCCGCTACCGGTTCCCGGCGGGCGTGGCGATCCCGGTGGCGGACGACCCGGCCGACGCCGCCGAGCAGATCCCCGAGGCGGTGCTGGTCGACAACCCGGTGATCGGGCACCGCCACGTCGCCGGACCCGCCTCGGACCCCGACCCCGACCCCGACGCCCTGACGAAGTCCCGGGAAGGCTGA
- the tgt gene encoding tRNA guanosine(34) transglycosylase Tgt, translating into MADLSAFGFRREAELANGRGRTGVIRTPHGEIRTPAFVAVGTKATVKSVTPGQVEQLGAQAVLANAYHLYLQPGADIVDEAGGLGVFMNWPGPTFTDSGGFQVMSLGAGFKKVLAMDTTGLQDDDVIAEGKTRRAFVDDDGVTFHSHLNGDVHRFSPEVSMQIQHRLGADIMFAFDELTTLMNTREYQEESVERTRRWALRCLVEHRRLTAERVGKPYQALFGVVQGAQYEDLRRSAARGLAEMTVDGQGFDGFGIGGALEKAKLGTIVGWVSDELPADKPRHLLGISEPDDFFTAIENGADTFDCVQPSRVARNAALYTRDGRFNITRAENRRDFGPIDPDCDCYTCTHYSRAYLHHLFRAKEMLSATLATIHNERFTVRLVDDIRTSLEEGRFDEYRDEVLGRFYPKHRRQH; encoded by the coding sequence ATGGCTGATCTCTCGGCGTTCGGCTTCCGCCGCGAGGCCGAACTGGCCAACGGGCGGGGGCGCACCGGCGTGATTCGCACCCCGCACGGCGAGATCCGCACTCCGGCGTTCGTCGCGGTCGGCACCAAGGCCACCGTCAAGTCCGTCACCCCGGGCCAGGTCGAGCAGCTCGGGGCGCAGGCGGTGCTGGCGAACGCCTACCACCTCTACCTCCAGCCGGGCGCCGACATCGTCGACGAGGCGGGCGGCCTGGGCGTCTTCATGAACTGGCCCGGACCGACCTTCACCGACTCCGGCGGGTTCCAGGTGATGAGCCTGGGCGCCGGCTTCAAGAAGGTGCTGGCGATGGACACCACCGGCCTGCAGGACGATGACGTGATCGCCGAGGGCAAGACCCGGCGCGCCTTCGTCGACGACGACGGGGTGACCTTCCACTCCCACCTCAACGGGGACGTGCACCGGTTCTCCCCGGAGGTGTCGATGCAGATCCAGCACCGGCTCGGTGCCGACATCATGTTCGCCTTCGACGAGCTGACCACGCTGATGAACACCCGGGAGTACCAGGAGGAGTCGGTCGAGCGGACCCGCCGCTGGGCGCTGCGCTGTCTCGTCGAGCACCGGCGGCTGACCGCGGAACGGGTCGGCAAGCCCTACCAGGCGCTCTTCGGTGTGGTCCAGGGGGCCCAGTACGAGGACCTGCGCCGGTCCGCCGCCCGCGGCCTGGCCGAGATGACGGTCGACGGCCAGGGATTCGACGGCTTCGGCATCGGCGGTGCGCTGGAGAAGGCGAAGCTCGGCACCATCGTCGGCTGGGTCAGCGACGAACTGCCCGCGGACAAGCCCCGTCACCTGCTGGGCATCTCCGAGCCGGACGACTTCTTCACCGCGATCGAGAACGGCGCGGACACCTTTGACTGCGTCCAGCCGTCGCGGGTGGCCCGCAACGCCGCCCTCTACACCCGCGACGGACGGTTCAACATCACCCGCGCGGAGAACCGGCGCGATTTCGGGCCGATCGACCCGGACTGCGACTGCTACACCTGCACCCACTACTCCCGGGCGTATCTGCACCACCTGTTCCGGGCCAAGGAGATGTTGTCGGCGACCCTGGCGACGATCCACAACGAGCGCTTCACGGTGCGGCTCGTCGACGACATCCGGACCTCCCTGGAGGAGGGCCGCTTCGACGAGTACCGCGACGAGGTGCTCGGCAGGTTCTACCCGAAGCACCGCCGGCAGCACTGA